The following proteins come from a genomic window of uncultured Methanobrevibacter sp.:
- a CDS encoding 4Fe-4S binding protein produces the protein MKIDMEECGVCEDCIDVCMEEAISRKAYTIIIDPNKCDNCGECVDVCPVGAIYED, from the coding sequence TTGAAAATTGATATGGAAGAATGTGGAGTCTGTGAAGATTGTATAGATGTATGTATGGAAGAAGCTATTTCAAGGAAAGCTTACACCATAATTATTGACCCTAACAAATGCGATAACTGTGGTGAATGTGTAGATGTTTGCCCCGTTGGAGCAATTTACGAAGATTAG
- a CDS encoding adhesin, with protein sequence MKIKFTLIDYLIIILVICAVIFAFIHITTDDSSKIQKTAFDASTINKLSETYLNYYKDGKVVKSTIDGYNATNGEKITINGTVKWVDEGSAVKVLIESDNKNYLAGLYKNAPNADIHIDKISIETDGRVYDNLTEFKIKPQNITSLNDLRKNITNNNYDISTTVALDSWDNAKMQELENTLEIHSKRFAIKPTNNEIENQMVITKADKQTLDDGNAILGSLNGITDGLTIRIYNCSNADLENIKNNYEVINIRNF encoded by the coding sequence ATGAAGATAAAATTCACATTAATTGATTACCTCATAATCATTTTGGTAATTTGTGCGGTCATTTTTGCATTTATACATATTACAACCGACGACTCATCAAAAATTCAAAAAACTGCTTTTGATGCATCAACAATAAACAAACTATCTGAAACTTACTTGAATTATTATAAGGACGGAAAGGTAGTTAAATCTACTATCGACGGATACAATGCCACAAACGGTGAAAAAATCACAATAAACGGTACCGTGAAATGGGTAGATGAAGGTTCTGCCGTTAAAGTCTTAATAGAATCGGACAATAAAAATTATCTAGCAGGATTATACAAAAATGCCCCTAATGCAGACATACACATAGATAAGATATCTATTGAGACCGACGGAAGGGTTTATGACAATTTAACTGAATTTAAAATAAAACCTCAAAACATTACATCCTTAAACGATTTGAGAAAAAACATAACCAACAATAATTATGATATTTCAACAACAGTTGCTCTGGATTCATGGGACAACGCAAAAATGCAGGAACTTGAAAATACCCTTGAAATTCACAGCAAAAGATTTGCAATCAAACCTACAAACAATGAAATTGAAAATCAAATGGTTATTACAAAGGCAGATAAACAAACACTAGATGACGGAAATGCAATTTTGGGAAGTTTGAATGGAATAACTGATGGACTTACCATTAGAATTTATAATTGCAGCAATGCCGATTTGGAAAACATTAAAAATAACTATGAAGTTATAAATATTCGAAACTTTTAA
- a CDS encoding oligosaccharide repeat unit polymerase family protein, with protein MSVIYSTLTSLINRISDEFHKSFLFTTIFTILEFIENQWVNSFFKKLYPSENFLNFLNKHQILKKHIFNPLIVLFIFAIFLLLALNSVSNSLAITLMLAFAGYIIGSAIIPRYFLNDNLENILQFKERDMYSLGFCLILISVVFFFISVASVGGIPLLKPSIRYLLKPVLTMPVFLIIPGTCLVASAYLKEFQDGKITRSQARFRFILLLAIDCAFLLLLGYRTPLLAAFLIIIIIGFYGNIVSLWEVVVGALIGVGAIIGIGYFRSLGELTITSSTSPIYTLQSRADFTLHVLNLLDFIGGNFGLTHGHMLASSIPGSDLGPRMMVGKLIAWRTEVTVTPTLIGQMVVDFGKVGVFVEMGILGFILGIGFKLMQITKNFFYIGIYSLILTYTILGVETGILDIQVLVYFAIAIFIYLTNIIKTRN; from the coding sequence ATGAGTGTAATCTATTCCACATTAACTTCACTGATAAATAGAATAAGTGATGAATTTCACAAATCATTTTTATTTACTACAATATTTACCATTTTAGAGTTTATTGAAAATCAGTGGGTTAACAGCTTTTTTAAAAAGTTGTACCCCAGTGAAAACTTTTTAAACTTTTTAAACAAACATCAAATTCTTAAAAAACATATTTTTAATCCATTGATAGTGCTTTTTATCTTTGCAATATTCTTGCTTCTGGCACTTAACTCCGTTTCAAATAGTCTGGCAATAACTCTTATGCTGGCATTTGCGGGATATATCATAGGATCTGCAATAATCCCAAGATACTTTTTAAATGACAATCTTGAAAACATACTTCAGTTTAAAGAAAGAGACATGTATTCACTCGGATTTTGTTTAATATTAATCAGTGTCGTGTTTTTCTTCATAAGTGTTGCTTCAGTTGGAGGAATCCCACTTTTAAAGCCATCAATCAGATATTTATTAAAGCCCGTACTTACAATGCCTGTGTTTTTAATAATACCTGGAACATGTCTTGTTGCAAGTGCATATCTGAAGGAATTCCAAGATGGAAAAATCACCCGCTCACAGGCAAGATTCAGATTCATTTTATTGCTCGCAATTGACTGTGCATTTTTATTGCTTCTAGGTTATAGGACACCACTACTTGCAGCATTTCTCATCATAATTATCATAGGTTTCTATGGAAATATCGTTTCTCTTTGGGAAGTTGTTGTTGGAGCACTGATTGGTGTAGGTGCAATAATTGGAATTGGTTATTTTCGTTCACTTGGCGAGCTGACAATAACATCATCAACCAGTCCGATTTATACTCTGCAATCAAGAGCGGATTTTACCCTTCATGTGCTGAACTTACTTGATTTTATCGGAGGAAACTTCGGCCTAACTCATGGACATATGCTTGCAAGTTCAATTCCGGGAAGCGATTTAGGGCCTAGAATGATGGTCGGCAAACTCATTGCATGGAGAACCGAAGTAACAGTTACCCCAACGTTAATAGGTCAGATGGTAGTTGACTTCGGCAAAGTAGGAGTATTTGTGGAAATGGGCATTTTGGGATTCATTTTAGGAATCGGATTTAAACTGATGCAGATAACCAAAAATTTCTTCTATATTGGAATTTACTCACTGATTTTAACATATACAATTTTAGGCGTTGAAACCGGAATTTTAGACATCCAAGTTTTAGTATACTTTGCAATAGCTATTTTTATTTATTTAACAAACATCATAAAAACAAGAAATTAG
- the cbiM gene encoding cobalt transporter CbiM translates to MHIPDGFIPIAQCLVYYVILIVALYFSVKWARSNLDEKHIPLLAVLAAGIFAIMSMNMPIPFGTSGHMVGGALVAIVFLAPEAAVLVFTVVLLIQALIFGDGGITALGANVLNMAIIGGSVGLYTFKGLKGFIGNYAAAGVGAWLATVIAALACAIEMGIAGTFPMNIGIPSMVLYHFFIGIIEAVLTVIVLVALDKFRPDLLAWNDEGDAQNG, encoded by the coding sequence TTGCATATACCTGACGGATTTATACCTATTGCACAATGTCTAGTATACTATGTGATATTAATCGTTGCATTATACTTCTCTGTGAAATGGGCAAGATCCAATTTAGATGAAAAACATATACCTCTCCTAGCAGTTCTTGCTGCAGGTATTTTTGCAATCATGTCCATGAACATGCCGATTCCATTCGGTACCAGCGGACACATGGTTGGAGGAGCTTTAGTAGCTATTGTATTTTTAGCTCCGGAAGCTGCAGTATTAGTATTTACTGTGGTTTTACTCATCCAAGCATTAATATTTGGAGACGGAGGAATTACTGCTTTAGGAGCAAACGTACTTAACATGGCAATCATTGGAGGAAGTGTTGGATTATACACCTTCAAAGGATTGAAAGGATTTATTGGAAACTACGCTGCAGCAGGTGTGGGAGCATGGCTTGCAACCGTAATTGCTGCATTAGCATGTGCTATTGAAATGGGTATTGCAGGAACATTCCCAATGAACATTGGTATCCCATCAATGGTATTATACCACTTCTTTATTGGAATAATCGAAGCAGTGTTAACTGTAATTGTTCTTGTAGCATTAGATAAATTTAGACCAGATTTACTAGCATGGAATGATGAAGGAGATGCGCAAAATGGATAA
- a CDS encoding PDGLE domain-containing protein, with protein sequence MDKRDKTLIAVAAIICIIICVLSPYIASGDPDGLEKSAEDSGLEEDFAVEEINGIPEAALPDYAFASDPENQPLQIVALIIGVFVTLAVGYGVAYAVKRRN encoded by the coding sequence ATGGATAAAAGAGATAAAACATTAATCGCAGTTGCAGCCATAATCTGCATTATAATCTGTGTCCTTTCACCATACATTGCATCTGGTGACCCCGACGGATTAGAAAAATCAGCTGAAGACTCCGGTCTTGAAGAAGATTTCGCAGTTGAAGAAATCAATGGTATTCCTGAGGCGGCGCTCCCTGATTATGCATTTGCAAGTGATCCTGAAAACCAACCGTTACAAATCGTGGCTCTGATAATAGGAGTATTTGTAACACTTGCTGTAGGATACGGAGTTGCATATGCTGTTAAACGTAGAAATTAA
- the cbiQ gene encoding cobalt ECF transporter T component CbiQ, with the protein MVDITQLMRFDDLASKKSPIHNLEGRIKLISTVFIILVCVISKELFIPIILEIMLLIILKIATLSCWDSAKRLLMLLPFGGAIIIFQPFIQPGNIIWSYSWLHVTDVGLNWAILLLARMIVSLTAIIIYSSTTPLQEMASSFRKLKMPRDLAMILSIMVRFLFLFVDELAAIRKSQKSRNFNIHSNNTPYKWRVKQVGYTIGMMFLKSYEQGERVHKSMVSRGFSDASEMFDEKKSPEKSDYLYLISIIVIVIILEIIIFKYSGQLGYIGENLAIN; encoded by the coding sequence ATGGTTGACATAACACAATTAATGAGATTTGATGATTTGGCATCAAAAAAAAGTCCCATACATAATCTGGAAGGACGCATAAAATTAATTTCCACTGTTTTTATCATATTAGTATGTGTTATCTCAAAGGAACTTTTTATCCCGATAATTCTGGAAATAATGTTATTGATTATACTTAAAATAGCTACATTATCATGTTGGGATTCTGCTAAAAGATTGCTGATGCTGCTTCCTTTTGGCGGAGCTATTATAATTTTTCAACCGTTTATTCAACCGGGCAATATAATCTGGAGCTATTCCTGGTTACATGTTACTGACGTGGGACTTAATTGGGCGATTTTGCTGTTAGCCCGTATGATTGTATCCTTAACAGCAATCATCATTTATTCATCAACAACCCCCCTGCAGGAAATGGCAAGCTCTTTTAGAAAATTAAAAATGCCAAGGGATTTGGCAATGATACTTTCAATCATGGTAAGGTTTTTATTTTTATTTGTCGATGAACTTGCAGCAATCAGAAAAAGCCAGAAATCCAGGAATTTCAATATCCACTCCAACAATACTCCTTACAAATGGAGAGTAAAGCAGGTCGGGTATACAATAGGAATGATGTTTTTAAAATCATATGAACAGGGGGAGCGAGTCCACAAAAGTATGGTGAGTCGTGGATTTTCAGATGCTTCCGAAATGTTTGATGAAAAGAAATCTCCTGAAAAAAGTGATTATCTATACCTGATTTCAATAATTGTTATAGTTATAATACTTGAAATCATCATATTCAAATACTCCGGACAATTAGGTTATATCGGAGAAAATCTAGCAATTAATTAG